Genomic segment of Anaerolineales bacterium:
TCAGCATCCTCGAGCGGGAGGGATAGCCATGGCCAAGCTTCCGGAGCAGCGCCCCGAAACCCTCGGCGGTTATGTCGTACACGGCGTACCCTTCCCGCTGGAGACCGATCCCGACTCGCTTGCCTTCCTCAAGCGCATGGCCCCCTTGCAGATCGAGCAGGAGTATCGGATCACCTACCTGCACTCCTACGGCCAGGACAGCCCTTGGTTCGCTGGAGCCGCCAACCGCCGCCTGATGGCAACGACCGACCCCGTCAGCGGCTACACCTACGCCACACCGCGCGGCCACGACATGTACTCCGGGAACGAGACGAACTGGATCGACATAAGCCAGCGCCAGGCGCACATCCACGCCTTCACGGTCTGCCACTTCGGTTCGGAGGAATTCCTGCCGGAGACGCCGTTCGTGCTGGCGCTGATCGAGTACGAGGGAGTGAACACGCTCTTTCTGACTCGCCTGCTGGGCGTCGATCCGCAGGCGGCCTCCCTG
This window contains:
- a CDS encoding OB-fold domain-containing protein, whose amino-acid sequence is MAKLPEQRPETLGGYVVHGVPFPLETDPDSLAFLKRMAPLQIEQEYRITYLHSYGQDSPWFAGAANRRLMATTDPVSGYTYATPRGHDMYSGNETNWIDISQRQAHIHAFTVCHFGSEEFLPETPFVLALIEYEGVNTLFLTRLLGVDPQAASLEWIGMPVRPRFLRNSKLKPTDVYFVPADSLET